In Chitinivibrionales bacterium, a single window of DNA contains:
- a CDS encoding phospho-sugar mutase produces the protein METAEIIAKAREYIRFEKDPFFKKQVEDLLARKDYAELSDRFYTELEFGTGGIRGVIGGGYNRLNSFIIQKTTQGLANYIKKAVPAEKASVAIAYDSRRFSPEFALDAARVLCANGITTHLYTSLRSTPQLSFTVRKLSATAGIVITASHNPPEYNGYKVYWTDGGQIIAPHDTGIVKLVRAVAGDEILLVTKDEALEKGLLKMIDRDVDEAFIAMVKACVLRPALVKAQGNQLKVVYTPLHGTGAMPVEKALADAGIKVVFVKEQKEPDGDFPTVAVPNPEEASAMKLALDLAKKEKAHLVLATDPDADRLGIAVPAAGGYLLLTGNQLGVLLLDYILSARQELGTLPVRGAFVKSIVTTELGRLIAEDHGIECHDILTGFKFIAEKMRQFETQTNGPSYLFGTEESYGYLVNTSVRDKDAVSAAVMTAEMALYHVSQGRSLLDRLNQLYEKYGYFEETQVSRYFKGESGLAVMNGLMERLRMAPPAKLGGLAVATVKDYLDGTSLDMKDKTKKKAIALPSSNVLQFVCGDGSIITARPSGTEPKIKFYASCRGEPGAPLDRGRAAVKAKIEAIRKEITTLVDGGT, from the coding sequence TTGGAAACAGCGGAAATCATTGCAAAGGCCCGGGAATACATCAGGTTCGAAAAAGACCCGTTTTTTAAAAAACAGGTTGAAGACCTGCTTGCCAGAAAAGACTATGCCGAGCTCTCGGACCGGTTTTACACCGAGCTTGAGTTCGGAACGGGCGGCATACGCGGCGTGATCGGCGGCGGGTACAACAGGCTCAACTCGTTCATCATCCAGAAGACGACCCAGGGGCTCGCCAATTACATCAAAAAGGCCGTGCCTGCCGAAAAAGCCTCGGTCGCAATCGCCTACGATTCGCGCAGGTTTTCCCCGGAGTTCGCGCTTGACGCGGCGCGCGTGCTGTGCGCCAACGGCATAACAACGCACCTGTACACGTCGCTGCGCTCGACGCCCCAACTGTCGTTTACCGTCCGTAAACTTTCGGCCACCGCGGGCATCGTGATCACGGCGAGCCACAACCCGCCCGAATACAACGGCTACAAGGTGTACTGGACCGATGGCGGGCAGATCATCGCCCCGCACGACACCGGCATCGTGAAGCTGGTGAGGGCGGTGGCGGGGGATGAAATCCTTCTCGTGACGAAAGACGAAGCGCTTGAAAAGGGCCTTCTCAAGATGATCGACCGGGACGTCGACGAGGCGTTCATCGCCATGGTCAAGGCCTGCGTGCTGCGGCCCGCGCTGGTGAAGGCGCAGGGAAATCAGCTGAAAGTGGTCTACACGCCGCTCCACGGCACCGGCGCCATGCCGGTGGAGAAGGCGCTGGCCGATGCGGGCATAAAAGTGGTCTTTGTCAAGGAACAGAAGGAGCCCGACGGCGATTTCCCCACCGTGGCGGTTCCCAACCCCGAGGAGGCGTCGGCCATGAAGCTGGCGCTCGACCTTGCGAAAAAGGAAAAAGCCCACCTGGTGCTCGCCACCGACCCGGACGCCGACCGTCTGGGCATCGCGGTGCCGGCCGCCGGCGGCTATCTCCTGCTCACCGGCAACCAGCTCGGCGTGCTGCTGCTCGACTACATCCTTTCCGCGCGGCAGGAGCTGGGCACGCTGCCGGTCCGCGGCGCGTTTGTCAAGTCCATCGTGACCACCGAGCTCGGCAGGCTCATCGCCGAAGACCACGGCATAGAGTGCCACGACATCCTCACCGGGTTCAAGTTCATCGCCGAGAAAATGCGCCAGTTCGAGACACAGACAAACGGGCCGTCGTACCTGTTCGGCACCGAAGAAAGCTACGGCTATCTCGTGAACACGAGTGTGCGCGACAAGGACGCGGTGTCGGCCGCGGTGATGACCGCGGAAATGGCGCTGTACCATGTATCGCAAGGGCGCTCCCTGCTCGACCGGCTCAACCAGTTGTACGAAAAATACGGCTATTTCGAGGAGACGCAGGTGTCACGGTATTTCAAGGGCGAGTCGGGGCTCGCGGTCATGAACGGCCTCATGGAGCGGCTGCGCATGGCGCCGCCCGCGAAGCTCGGCGGCCTGGCAGTTGCAACGGTAAAGGACTACCTCGACGGCACCTCGCTTGACATGAAGGACAAAACAAAAAAGAAGGCCATCGCGCTCCCCTCGTCAAACGTGCTGCAGTTCGTGTGCGGCGACGGCAGCATCATCACGGCGCGGCCGTCGGGCACGGAGCCGAAAATCAAGTTCTACGCCTCGTGCCGGGGGGAGCCGGGCGCGCCCCTTGACCGGGGCCGCGCCGCGGTAAAGGCGAAAATCGAGGCGATCCGGAAGGAGATCACCACCCTAGTCGACGGAGGGACCTGA